A window of the Deltaproteobacteria bacterium HGW-Deltaproteobacteria-18 genome harbors these coding sequences:
- a CDS encoding alcohol dehydrogenase: MIYSFSTARVVFGIGARAGVATHASHMGKRCLFVTGSRAERCDWLFEELKEVMDVVLGVAVGGEPETGFISLQADAAREAGCDVVVAIGGGSVIDAGKALAALVANSGDLFDYLEVVGRGATLEQAPLPMIAVPTTAGTGAEVTANSVLLSPAHGVKASLRAPSLIPKLAIVDPELAVSLPPAQTAASGMDALTQLMECFVSHAASPLTDPLCRDGLTRAARSLRIAVQDGASLQARSDMALASLFSGMALANAKLGAVHGFAAPLGGMLGAAHGEICAALLPHVMEANIRTLRHVAPEHPALARYDEVGRLLTGREDARSEDGLEFAWSLCQDLGIRGLGELGLTGGVMEDMVEKASRASSMHGNPIVLDRDELLGILRRAMGGFSL, translated from the coding sequence ATGATATATTCTTTTTCCACCGCGCGTGTGGTTTTCGGCATTGGTGCAAGGGCAGGCGTGGCCACACATGCCTCACACATGGGCAAACGCTGCCTGTTTGTGACCGGAAGCCGCGCCGAGCGCTGCGACTGGCTGTTCGAGGAATTGAAGGAGGTGATGGATGTCGTGCTCGGCGTGGCCGTTGGCGGCGAGCCCGAAACCGGATTCATCTCCTTGCAGGCTGACGCCGCCAGAGAGGCAGGTTGCGATGTGGTTGTGGCCATCGGCGGCGGGAGCGTCATCGACGCGGGCAAGGCCTTGGCCGCCTTGGTCGCCAATAGTGGCGACCTGTTCGATTATCTGGAAGTGGTCGGGCGCGGCGCGACCCTTGAGCAGGCCCCCCTGCCCATGATCGCTGTGCCGACCACGGCTGGAACCGGAGCCGAGGTCACGGCCAATTCCGTGCTGCTCTCGCCTGCGCACGGGGTCAAGGCCAGCCTGCGCGCGCCGAGTCTGATCCCGAAGCTGGCGATCGTCGATCCCGAACTGGCCGTTTCCCTGCCCCCTGCGCAGACTGCGGCCTCCGGCATGGACGCCCTGACCCAGCTCATGGAGTGCTTCGTGTCCCATGCGGCCAGCCCGCTGACCGACCCGCTCTGTCGCGACGGACTGACGCGCGCGGCACGTTCGCTGCGTATCGCGGTACAGGACGGGGCCAGCCTGCAGGCGCGTTCGGACATGGCCCTGGCCAGCCTGTTTTCGGGCATGGCCCTGGCCAACGCCAAACTCGGGGCCGTGCACGGTTTCGCCGCTCCTCTGGGCGGGATGCTCGGCGCGGCGCATGGCGAGATCTGTGCGGCCCTGCTGCCTCATGTCATGGAGGCCAACATCCGCACGTTGCGCCACGTGGCGCCGGAACATCCGGCGCTTGCCAGATACGACGAGGTCGGCCGCCTGTTGACCGGCAGGGAGGACGCCCGGTCCGAAGACGGACTTGAATTCGCATGGTCGCTTTGCCAAGACCTCGGCATTCGTGGGCTGGGGGAGTTGGGACTGACCGGGGGCGTCATGGAGGACATGGTCGAAAAGGCTTCCCGGGCGTCGAGCATGCACGGTAACCCGATCGTGCTGGACCGGGACGAACTGCTTGGCATACTGCGTCGGGCCATGGGCGGCTTCTCCTTGTAG
- a CDS encoding serine acetyltransferase codes for MAKYLKIDNVLSGVVESLCAPESYSGVYHQPSFGSPMPSVELLSEIVERLRSVLFPGFFKESFITPQNMAYFVGSKLEKVRRELIQQVERGFCFACEKDEHSCSVECEVRAENLCNEFLQTLPRIRHMLATDVQAAFAGDPAAKNPGETIFCYPSIRAVTNHRIAHELYLLGVPLIPRIISEMAHSATGIDIHPGATIGESFFIDHGTGTVIGETCIIGRNVRLYQGVTLGAKSFPKGENGHLVKGIARHPIVEDNATIYSGATILGRITIGEGAVIGGNVWVVDDVAPGSKVYRNL; via the coding sequence ATGGCCAAGTATCTGAAAATCGACAATGTCCTGAGCGGGGTGGTGGAAAGCCTCTGCGCTCCCGAATCCTACAGCGGCGTCTATCACCAGCCTTCGTTCGGCTCGCCCATGCCCTCGGTGGAGCTTCTCTCGGAGATCGTGGAGCGGCTGCGGTCCGTGCTTTTTCCGGGTTTTTTCAAGGAATCCTTCATCACGCCCCAGAACATGGCCTACTTTGTGGGCTCCAAGCTGGAAAAGGTGCGCCGCGAGTTGATCCAGCAGGTGGAGCGGGGCTTCTGCTTTGCCTGCGAGAAAGACGAGCATTCCTGTTCAGTGGAGTGCGAGGTCAGGGCCGAAAATCTCTGTAACGAATTCCTGCAGACCCTGCCGCGCATCCGCCACATGTTGGCAACGGACGTGCAGGCCGCCTTTGCCGGTGACCCGGCGGCCAAGAATCCCGGAGAGACCATCTTCTGCTATCCGTCCATCCGGGCCGTGACCAACCACCGCATCGCGCATGAACTCTACCTCCTGGGCGTCCCGCTCATCCCGCGCATCATCAGCGAGATGGCGCATTCCGCCACCGGCATCGACATCCATCCCGGCGCCACCATCGGCGAGTCCTTCTTCATCGATCACGGCACGGGCACGGTCATCGGCGAGACCTGCATCATCGGCAGGAACGTGCGTCTGTACCAGGGTGTGACCCTTGGCGCCAAGAGCTTTCCCAAGGGCGAGAACGGACATCTGGTCAAGGGCATCGCCCGTCACCCCATCGTCGAGGACAACGCGACCATCTACTCCGGCGCGACCATCCTCGGGCGCATCACCATCGGAGAAGGCGCGGTCATTGGCGGCAATGTCTGGGTCGTGGACGACGTGGCACCCGGTAGCAAGGTTTATCGCAACCTCTAG